A stretch of the Elephas maximus indicus isolate mEleMax1 chromosome 3, mEleMax1 primary haplotype, whole genome shotgun sequence genome encodes the following:
- the MATN1 gene encoding cartilage matrix protein translates to MRVISGAGLALCGLLLLLQAPGTLGLAPQSRGNLCRTRPTDLVFVVDSSRSVRPVEFEKVKVFLSQVIESLDVGPNATRVGVVNYASSVKQEFPLWAHNSKADLLQAVRRIQPLSTGTMTGLAIQFAITKVFSDAEGSRVRSPDISKVVIVVTDGRPQDSVREVSAQAQASGIELFAIGVGRVDKATLQQIASEPQDEHVDYVESYNVIEKLSKKFQEAFCVVSDLCATGDHDCEQVCISSPGSYTCTCREGFTLNSDGKTCSACNGGGGSSAIDLVFLIDGSKSVRPENFELVKKFINQIVDTLDVSDKLAQVGLVQYSSSVRQEFPLGRFHTKKDIKAAVRNMSYMEKGTMTGAALKYLIDNSFTLSSGARPGAQKVGIVFTDGRSQDYINDAAKKAKDLGFKMFAVGVGNAVEDELREIASEPVAEHYFYTADFKTINQIRKKLQNKICVEEDPCACESIVKFQAAVEGLLQALTRKLEAVSKRLAILENRII, encoded by the exons ATGAGGGTCATCTCTGGAGCTGGCCTTGCACTCTGtggcctgctgctgctgctccaggcCCCAGGGACCCTTGGCCTGGCCCCCCAGTCCAGAG GGAATCTCTGCCGGACCAGGCCCACGGACCTGGTGTTTGTTGTCGACAGCTCACGCAGTGTGCGGCCCGTGGAGTTTGAGAAGGTGAAGGTGTTCCTGTCCCAGGTCATTGAGTCTCTGGACGTGGGGCCCAATGCCACCCGGGTGGGCGTGGTCAACTACGCCAGCTCCGTGAAGCAGGAATTCCCACTGTGGGCCCACAACTCCAAGGCCGACCTGCTGCAGGCTGTGCGCCGCATCCAGCCACTGTCCACCGGCACCATGACGGGCCTGGCCATCCAGTTCGCTATCACCAAAGTCTTCAGCGATGCTGAGGGTAGCCGTGTCCGGTCCCCCGACATCAGCAAG GTGGTCATCGTGGTGACCGATGGGAGGCCCCAGGACAGCGTGCGGGAAGTGTCTGCGCAGGCGCAGGCCAGCGGCATCGAGCTGTTTGCCATCGGCGTGGGCCGTGTGGACAAGGCCACGCTGCAGCAGATCGCCAGCGAGCCGCAGGATGAGCACGTCGACTACGTGGAGAGCTACAACGTCATCGAGAAGCTATCCAAAAAGTTCCAGGAGGCCTTCTGcg TGGTGTCAGACCTATGTGCCACGGGGGACCATGACTGTGAGCAGGTGTGCATCAGCTCCCCGGGCTCCTACACCTGCACCTGCCGCGAGGGCTTCACCCTGAACAGTGATGGCAAGACCTGCAGTG CCTgtaatggtggtggtggcagctcaGCCATCGACCTGGTCTTCCTCATCGATGGATCCAAGAGTGTGAGACCAGAGAATTTTGAGCTGGTGAAGAAGTTCATCAACCAGATCGTGGACACGTTGGACGTGTCAGACAAGTTGGCTCAGGTGGGACTGGTGCAGTACTCGAGCTCTGTGCGCCAGGAGTTCCCACTGGGCCGCTTCCACACCAAGAAAGACATCAAGGCCGCTGTGCGGAACATGTCCTACATGGAGAAGGGCACCATGACTGGGGCTGCCCTCAAGTACCTCATTGACAACTCCTTCACTCTGTCCAGTGGGGCTAGGCCTGGTGCCCAGAAGGTGGGCATTGTCTTCACTGATGGCCGGAGCCAGGACTACATTAATGATGCTGCCAAGAAGGCCAAGGACCTCG GCTTTAAGATGTTTGCTGTGGGTGTGGGCAATGCAGTGGAGGACGAGTTGAGGGAAATCGCCTCAGAGCCTGTGGCAGAGCACTACTTCTACACAGCCGACTTCAAGACCATCAACCAGATTCGCAAGAAATTGCAGAATAAGATCTGTGTGG AGGAGGACCCGTGTGCCTGCGAGTCCATTGTGAAATTCCAGGCAGCAGTGGAGGGACTGCTGCAGGCTCTGACCAGGAAGT TGGAAGCGGTGAGCAAGCGGCTGGCCATCCTGGAGAACAGAATCATCTAA